One region of Chryseobacterium sp. SORGH_AS_0447 genomic DNA includes:
- the ahcY gene encoding adenosylhomocysteinase, which produces MSTTTQYIPYKVKDIALAEWGRKEITLAEAEMPGLMAIREEYGPSQPLKGARIAGCLHMTIQTAVLIETLVALGAEVTWSSCNIFSTQDHAAAAIAAAGIPVYAWKGLNEEEFDWCIEQTLFFGEDRKPLNMILDDGGDLTNMVFDKYPELTKDIKGLSEETTTGVHRLYERMKNGTLVMPAINVNDSVTKSKFDNKYGCKESAVDAVRRATDVMLAGKRVVVCGYGDVGKGTAASFRGAGSIVTVTEIDPICALQAAMDGYEVKRLDTVVDNADIIITTTGNFNIVRGEHFLKMKDKAIVCNIGHFDNEIDMAWLNGNYGSTKSEVKPQVDIYTIEGKEVIILAEGRLVNLGCATGHPSFVMSNSFSNQTLAQIELWNNSEAYGNEVYMLPKHLDEKVAALHLKKLSVELETLSQEQADYIGVNVEGPFKPEYYRY; this is translated from the coding sequence ATGAGTACGACAACACAATACATTCCTTATAAAGTTAAGGATATCGCCCTTGCAGAATGGGGAAGAAAAGAAATTACCCTTGCAGAAGCTGAAATGCCGGGCTTGATGGCTATCCGTGAAGAATACGGACCGTCTCAGCCGTTGAAAGGTGCAAGAATCGCAGGATGTCTTCACATGACAATCCAGACTGCTGTACTTATCGAAACATTGGTGGCTTTAGGTGCTGAAGTTACCTGGTCTTCTTGTAATATTTTCTCTACCCAGGATCACGCTGCTGCTGCTATTGCTGCTGCAGGAATTCCTGTTTATGCATGGAAAGGTCTTAACGAAGAGGAATTCGACTGGTGTATCGAGCAGACTTTATTCTTCGGGGAAGACAGAAAGCCATTGAACATGATCCTTGATGACGGTGGTGATTTAACCAATATGGTTTTCGATAAATACCCTGAATTAACAAAAGATATCAAAGGACTTTCTGAAGAAACCACAACCGGAGTACACCGACTATACGAAAGAATGAAGAACGGAACTTTGGTAATGCCTGCTATCAACGTTAACGATTCGGTAACCAAGTCTAAATTCGACAACAAATACGGATGTAAAGAATCTGCCGTAGATGCGGTAAGAAGAGCAACTGACGTCATGCTTGCCGGAAAAAGAGTGGTTGTTTGCGGATACGGAGACGTAGGTAAAGGAACAGCGGCCTCTTTCAGAGGAGCAGGTTCTATCGTTACGGTAACTGAAATCGACCCGATCTGTGCACTTCAGGCAGCGATGGACGGTTATGAAGTGAAAAGATTGGATACCGTAGTGGATAACGCGGATATCATCATCACAACTACCGGTAACTTCAACATCGTAAGAGGAGAACATTTCCTTAAAATGAAAGACAAAGCGATTGTATGTAACATCGGACACTTCGATAACGAAATCGATATGGCCTGGTTAAACGGAAACTACGGTTCTACAAAATCTGAGGTAAAACCGCAGGTTGATATCTATACCATCGAAGGAAAAGAAGTGATCATCCTTGCAGAAGGTAGATTGGTAAACCTAGGATGTGCGACAGGCCACCCGTCTTTCGTAATGTCCAATTCTTTCTCTAACCAGACTCTGGCTCAGATCGAACTTTGGAATAATTCTGAAGCATACGGAAATGAAGTATACATGCTTCCTAAGCATCTTGATGAAAAAGTAGCTGCCCTTCACCTTAAGAAATTAAGCGTAGAACTGGAAACCCTTTCTCAGGAACAAGCCGATTATATCGGAGTAAATGTAGAAGGTCCGTTCAAACCTGAATATTACAGATACTAA
- a CDS encoding 4'-phosphopantetheinyl transferase superfamily protein, with amino-acid sequence MPLYRDFSDDNATILVWKYDESEELDIHKLLEPENADKVKDYHPKKLQEVLMVRKLLKGLKPNSKILYKEREPFLSPKDAEISITHSFPFAAIAISKNKIGIDIEKFNPKILRVIDKFTYEEERGFIPFDNEVTFYTIIWSVKESMYKIHHSKHWSLKKHYEVKPFELKHLHQIKCRVYDDQISDELKARVEFFDDYCFTIVEE; translated from the coding sequence ATGCCTCTTTACCGCGATTTTTCCGATGATAATGCCACTATTCTTGTATGGAAGTACGATGAATCTGAAGAACTGGATATTCATAAGCTATTGGAACCTGAAAATGCCGATAAAGTAAAAGATTACCATCCGAAGAAACTCCAGGAGGTTTTGATGGTGCGTAAATTATTAAAAGGCTTAAAGCCCAATTCCAAGATTTTATATAAGGAAAGAGAGCCGTTTTTATCTCCGAAAGATGCGGAAATTTCGATTACCCATTCTTTTCCGTTTGCGGCAATTGCCATTTCAAAAAACAAAATCGGGATCGATATTGAAAAATTCAATCCTAAAATTTTAAGGGTTATCGATAAGTTTACCTACGAAGAGGAGCGGGGATTTATTCCTTTTGATAATGAAGTCACATTTTATACGATCATCTGGAGTGTAAAGGAAAGCATGTACAAAATCCATCATTCCAAGCACTGGTCGCTGAAAAAGCATTACGAAGTAAAGCCGTTTGAACTGAAGCATCTTCACCAGATCAAATGCAGGGTTTACGATGATCAGATTTCAGATGAATTAAAAGCAAGGGTCGAATTTTTCGACGATTACTGCTTTACGATTGTTGAGGAATAG